From the Anabas testudineus chromosome 23, fAnaTes1.2, whole genome shotgun sequence genome, one window contains:
- the tspan12 gene encoding tetraspanin-12 yields MAREDAVRCLRCLLYALNLLFWLMSACVLGVAAWIRDSLNTVLTLTAHTRLEEAAVLTYSPAVHPVIIAVCCFLIIVAMVGYCGTLKRNLLLLSWYFCSLLVIFCVELASAVWTYDEPSVQRSDMISLKSRMPNYGLQRYQWLTHTWNSFQTEFKCCGVIYFTDWLEMTEMEWPPDSCCSNQYPGCARHAHYHDLSDLHQEGCGPKIYSFIRGTKQLQVLRFLGVSIGVAQILAMALTLMLLWALYYGRKSPQLESPLPQEASPLTVSHGPSAGASHPACSHTQKGCNNNVPSENQFEMERLS; encoded by the exons ATGGCTCGGGAGGACGCAGTGAGGTGTCTGCGCTGCCTGCTGTACGCGCTCAACCTGCTGTTCTGG ctgATGTCAGCATGTGTGCTGGGAGTGGCAGCATGGATCAGAGACTCTCTGAACACTGTCCTGACACTGACGGCCCACACCAG gttgGAGGAAGCAGCCGTCCTCACTTATTCTCCAGCTGTCCATCCCGTCATCATCGCCGTGTGCTGTTTTCTCATCATCGTGGCCATGGTGGGCTACTGCGGCACGCTCAAAAggaacctgctgctgctgtcctgg tattTCTGCAGTCTGCTGGTCATCTTCTGCGTGGAGCTGGCCAGTGCTGTTTGGACGTACGATGAG CCGTCGGTGCAGCGCTCTGATATGATCAGCCTCAAGTCCCGGATGCCGAACTACGGTCTGCAGCGTTACCAGTGGCTCACACACACGTGGAACAGCTTCCAGACagag TTTAAATGCTGCGGTGTGATCTACTTCACTGATTGGCTGGAGATGACGGAGATGGAGTGGCCTCCGGACTCCTGCTGCTCCAATCAGTATCCAGGCTGCGCTCGACACGCCCACTACCACGACTTGAGTGACCTCCACCAAGAG ggcTGTGGTCCAAAGATCTACAGTTTCATTCGTGGGACGAAGCAGCTGCAGGTGTTGCGGTTCCTGGGCGTGTCCATCGGTGTGGCCCAGATCCTGGCCATGGCGCTCACCCTCATGCTGCTCTGGGCGCTGTACTACGGACGGAAGTCTCCACAGCTGGAGTCGCCGCTGCCACAGGAAGCCAGCCCCCTCACAGTCTCACACGGCCCCTCAGCTGGAGCTTCCCACCCAGCCTGCAGCCACACGCAGAAAGGCTGCAACAACAACGTGCCAAGTGAAAACCAGTTTGAGATGGAACGTCTGTCGTAG